A single genomic interval of Cucumis sativus cultivar 9930 chromosome 5, Cucumber_9930_V3, whole genome shotgun sequence harbors:
- the LOC101205192 gene encoding 40S ribosomal protein S19-3, translated as MATAKTVKDVSPHEFVKAYAAHLKRSGKVELPPWTDIVKTARFKELAPYDADWYYLRAASMARKIYLRGGLGVGAFKRIYGGSKRNGSRPPHFCESSGAIARHILQQLQEMNIVDVDPKGGRRITSSGRRDLDQVAGRIVVAP; from the exons ATGGCGACGGCGAAGACTGTGAAAGACGTTTCTCCTCACGAATTCGTGAAGGCCTACGCCGCCCATCTCAAAAGATCCGGAAAG GTTGAACTACCTCCCTGGACTGATATAGTTAAAACTGCAAGATTCAAAGAATTAGCACCTTATGATGCTGATTGGTATTATCTGAGAGCTG CGAGCATGGCTAGGAAAATATACTTGAGGGGTGGACTTGGTGTGGGGGCTTTTAAGCGGATTTATGGTGGAAGCAAGAGGAATGGGAGTCGCCCTCCACATTTCTGTGAAAGCAGTGGTGCTATCGCTCGCCATATTTTACAACAGTTGCAGGAAATGAACATTGTTGATGTTGATCCTAAGGG TGGTAGGAGAATCACTTCGAGCGGTCGACGGGATCTTGACCAAGTTGCCGGTCGGATCGTTGTTGCTCCTTGA
- the LOC116403959 gene encoding UDP-glycosyltransferase 83A1-like, whose product MGALAETNHIGDANIHLVSITNGMEPGANRNDRGKLHDTMLDTVLMKLEELINTIHRLGGEEITSVIADESLGWALEVAVKTRIRRVGFSPASAAMLAKLFSIPKLIQEKLIELDGQININSVLIKLMNLTNLLFIQNHMPNSMLY is encoded by the coding sequence ATGGGTGCTCTAGCAGAAACAAATCATATAGGAGATGCTAATATTCACCTAGTTTCAATCACAAATGGCATGGAACCTGGTGCAAATAGAAATGATCGTGGTAAATTACATGACACAATGTTGGATACCGTGCTCATGAAGCTTGAAGAGCTGATAAACACAATCCATAGGTTAGGTGGTGAAGAAATTACCAGTGTTATTGCTGATGAGAGTCTTGGGTGGGCTCTGGAAGTTGCTGTGAAGACGAGAATCCGACGAGTTGGCTTCTCTCCAGCATCAGCTGCAATGTTGGCAAAGTTATTCAGTATCCCAAAACTGATTCAAGAGAAATTAATTGAGCTTGATGGTCAGATTAACATCAATAGTGTCTTAATCAAGTTGATGAACCTCACAAATTTACTATTCATACAAAACCATATGCCCAACTCAatgctttattga
- the LOC101214159 gene encoding UDP-glycosyltransferase 83A1, which yields MGSGHILAIPYPAQGHVIPLLELSLCLARHGFKITFVNTEYNHKRVVSALAETNQIGDGRVHLVSLPDGLKPGEDRSNLGKLTETMLQVMPVKLEELINTINGLGGNEITGVIADENLGWALEVAAKMKIPRVAFWPAAAALLAMLFSIPNLIEQKLIDSDGTLLKSEDIKLAESVPITRTEKLVWACIGDKETEKFLFQVFLANNKAIEVADWVICNTVYDLEAEIFSLAPRILPIGPLLARNRLENSIGHFWPEDSTCLKWLDQKAPCSVIYIAFGSFTVLDKTQFQELALGLELTGKPFLWVVRPDITEEDPNNVFPLGFQERIESRGKIVGWAPQQSVLNHPSIACFVSHCGWNSTLESLSNGIRFLCWPYFADQFLNESYICDIWKVGLKLKKDKHGIVTRTEIKEKVEKLIADEDSKQRIQKLKKTVVESIKEGGQSYNNLNNFINWLKT from the exons ATGGGGAGTGGGCACATCTTGGCCATACCTTATCCAGCACAAGGCCATGTGATTCCCTTGTTGGAATTATCGTTGTGCTTAGCCAGACATGGTTTCAAAATCACGTTTGTAAACACAGAGTACAATCACAAACGTGTAGTGAGTGCTCTAGCAGAAACAAATCAGATAGGGGATGGTCGTGTTCATTTAGTCTCACTTCCAGATGGCCTGAAACCTGGGGAGGATAGAAGTAATCTTGGTAAATTAACTGAAACAATGTTGCAAGTCATGCCTGTGAAGCTAGAAGAGCTGATAAACACGATCAATGGATTGGGTGGCAATGAAATTACTGGTGTTATTGCTGATGAGAACCTTGGATGGGCTTTAGAAGTTGCTGCGAAGATGAAAATCCCACGAGTCGCCTTCTGGCCAGCTGCGGCTGCATTGTTGGCTATGCTATTTAGCATCCCAAACTTGATTGAACAAAAACTAATAGATTCTGATG GAACCTTACTGAAAAGCGAGGACATCAAGTTAGCAGAATCAGTACCCATAACCAGAACAGAAAAATTGGTTTGGGCATGTATTGGTGACAAAGAGACCGAGAAATTTCTATTTCAAGTTTTCTTAGCGAACAACAAAGCAATAGAAGTGGCAGATTGGGTTATCTGCAATACAGTATATGACCTTGAGGCAGAAATCTTCAGCTTAGCTCCTCGTATTCTCCCAATCGGCCCACTTTTAGCAAGAAATCGACTGGAAAATTCTATTGGACACTTCTGGCCAGAAGACTCAACTTGCCTGAAATGGCTCGACCAGAAAGCTCCATGCTCAGTCATTTACATTGCATTTGGAAGCTTCACTGTTCTAGACAAAACTCAATTCCAGGAGTTAGCCCTAGGGCTTGAGCTTACAGGCAAACCATTTCTCTGGGTGGTAAGGCCAGACATTACTGAAGAGGACCCTAACAATGTCTTCCCGTTAGGGTTTCAAGAGAGGATAGAATCTCGCGGGAAGATTGTGGGTTGGGCTCCTCAACAAAGTGTTCTTAATCATCCCTCAATCGCTTGCTTTGTGAGCCACTGTGGCTGGAATTCTACCCTTGAAAGCCTCAGCAATGGCATCCGATTCCTGTGTTGGCCATACTTTGCCGACCAGTTTCTTAATGAGAGCTACATTTGTGATATATGGAAGGTGGggttgaaattgaagaaagacAAACATGGAATCGTTACAAGAACagagattaaagaaaaagtggaGAAGCTCATCGCAGATGAGGATTCAAAACAGagaattcaaaaattaaagaaaacggTCGTGGAAAGCATCAAAGAAGGCGGTCAATCTTATAATAACCTGAACAATTTCATAAACTGGTTGAAAACTtaa
- the LOC105434423 gene encoding UDP-glycosyltransferase 83A1-like encodes MGSGHILAIPYPAQGHVIPLLELSLCLAKYGFKITFVNTEYNHKRVVSALAETNHIGDGRVHLVSLPDGLEPGEDRNNLGKLTETMLQVMPVKLEELINTINGLGGNEITGVIADENLGWALEVAAKMKIPRVAFWPAAAALLAMQFSIPNLIEQKIIDSDGTLLKSEDIKLAESVPITRTERLVWKCVGDEETEKIIFQVCLGNNKAIEVADWVICNTVYDLEAEIFSLAPRILPIGPLLARNRLENSIGHFWPEDSTCLKWLDQKAPCSVIYIAFGSFTVLDKTQFQELALGLELTGKPFLWVVRPDITEENPNNVFPLGFQERIESCGKIVGWAPQQSVLNHPSIACFVSHCGWNSTLESLSNGIRFLCWPYFADQFLNESYICDIWKVGLKLKKDKHGIVTRTEIKEKLEKLIADEDSKQRIQKLKKTVVESIKEGGQSYNNLNNFINWLKT; translated from the exons ATGGGGAGTGGGCACATCTTGGCCATACCTTATCCAGCACAAGGCCATGTGATTCCCTTGTTGGAATTATCGTTGTGCTTAGCCAAATATGGTTTCAAAATCACGTTTGTAAACACAGAGTACAATCACAAACGTGTAGTAAGTGCTTTAGCAGAAACGAATCATATAGGGGATGGTCGTGTTCATCTAGTCTCACTTCCTGATGGCCTGGAACCTGGGGAGGATAGAAATAATCTTGGTAAATTAACTGAAACAATGTTGCAAGTCATGCCTGTGAAGCTAGAAGAGCTGATAAACACGATCAATGGATTGGGTGGCAATGAAATTACTGGTGTTATTGCTGATGAGAACCTTGGATGGGCTTTAGAAGTTGCTGCGAAGATGAAAATCCCACGAGTCGCCTTCTGGCCAGCTGCTGCTGCATTGTTGGCTATGCAATTTAGCATCCCAAACTTgattgaacaaaaaataattgattctGATG GAACCTTACTGAAAAGCGAGGACATCAAGTTAGCAGAATCAGTACCCATAACCAGAACGGAAAGATTGGTTTGGAAATGTGTTGGTGACGAAGAGACcgagaaaattatatttcaagttTGCTTAGGGAACAACAAAGCAATAGAAGTGGCAGATTGGGTTATCTGCAATACAGTATATGACCTTGAGGCAGAAATCTTCAGCTTAGCTCCTCGTATTCTCCCAATCGGCCCACTTTTAGCAAGAAATCGACTGGAAAATTCTATTGGACACTTCTGGCCAGAAGACTCAACTTGCCTGAAATGGCTCGACCAGAAAGCTCCATGCTCAGTCATTTACATTGCATTTGGAAGCTTCACTGTTCTAGACAAAACTCAATTCCAGGAGTTAGCCCTAGGGCTTGAGCTTACAGGCAAACCATTTCTCTGGGTGGTGAGGCCAGACATTACTGAAGAGAACCCTAACAATGTCTTCCCGTTAGGGTTTCAAGAGAGGATAGAATCTTGCGGGAAGATTGTGGGTTGGGCTCCTCAACAAAGTGTTCTTAATCATCCCTCAATCGCTTGCTTTGTGAGCCACTGTGGCTGGAACTCTACCCTTGAAAGCCTCAGCAATGGCATCCGATTCCTGTGTTGGCCATACTTTGCCGACCAGTTTCTTAATGAGAGCTACATTTGTGATATATGGAAGGTGGggttgaaattgaagaaagacAAACATGGAATCGTTACAAGAACagagattaaagaaaaattggagaagCTCATAGCAGATGAGGATTCAAAACAGagaattcaaaaattaaagaagacgGTAGTGGAAAGCATCAAAGAAGGCGGTCAATCTTATAATAACCTGAACAATTTCATAAACTGGTTGAAAACTtaa